The genome window TACCAACTTTCGCCTCTAACGCGTCATTCTTTCTAAAAGAACGCATAACAATATTGTTTTCAAGAATTAAATCTACTGCATTTTGATCTACTTTATAAATAGGGTCATCTAAAAAAAACTTGCCCATATCATTATAAATTCTATCTACACCTTCACCAAATTCTCTAACCCAGCTAAAATCAGTCAAAGCCCGTGCAATGTATGGATTTCTCGAATAATGCATATTTCTTATGTTATCTACTGAGACAATTGGGGGTAATGGTCCAGGGCTATGAATCTTTAAGTGATCGTCAAACATAATAATTCTTATGTCATCACCTGTGTAATTATATGAACGGTGAGTTACTGCATTTACCAAGCCCTCAAGCCATGCTCCTTTTGGATATTCAGGAATTTCCATAAACTTTCCTGTTTTTAAATCCAAACTTACAAATGTCCTTAACTGGGACTCCAATTCTCTTGAGACCATTTCTAACAATTTTGGCAAAGGTCCTTCAAATAAAGCCTGTTTTACTATATTCATTTCTGTCCCAGTTTCTTCTTCTTTACCCTCATATCGAATAAATCTGATTCTTGCACCAGGTACAAAAGTTGTGGGAGTTTTTGCCAACAATAGTATTCCTGCGACAGTTAATCTATATTTTGTTGGTGTGGTATTGTCTCTCTTGGCTAAACCTTTCGGGAAAAGCAAATCCCATAAATTATTTCCTGTAAAGCCATATTTTTGTTTGTATTCTTCGACAACATCCAAATCCAAATCTTCTAAAATGGCTTCTTTTACAATCTGACTCTCATATGCTCTGATACCTTTAGTATACTCAAGGTGTTTCCTTTCCTCAAATGATAGTTTATGGGTTTCATCGCCAACTCTTACATACACTTCATCCTTCATATTAGAATATATTTTATTTGAAGATGGATTTACTTCAAGCAAAAGAACCCTATCTGGATGCCCTTGATTATTTATTACATCTTTAAACTCTGATTCAATTTCTAATTTTGGTTTCACTAATTGCAATCC of Xylocopilactobacillus apicola contains these proteins:
- a CDS encoding ATP-binding protein, whose protein sequence is MTNSKVIGDELLTKAEGTTFDRKSSAYDINKLVNILIAFANADGGIVAVGIKDKTFEGINKLSDKKINDFLQMGLQLVKPKLEIESEFKDVINNQGHPDRVLLLEVNPSSNKIYSNMKDEVYVRVGDETHKLSFEERKHLEYTKGIRAYESQIVKEAILEDLDLDVVEEYKQKYGFTGNNLWDLLFPKGLAKRDNTTPTKYRLTVAGILLLAKTPTTFVPGARIRFIRYEGKEEETGTEMNIVKQALFEGPLPKLLEMVSRELESQLRTFVSLDLKTGKFMEIPEYPKGAWLEGLVNAVTHRSYNYTGDDIRIIMFDDHLKIHSPGPLPPIVSVDNIRNMHYSRNPYIARALTDFSWVREFGEGVDRIYNDMGKFFLDDPIYKVDQNAVDLILENNIVMRSFRKNDALEAKVGKIWTDLNYVEQKALQIAYEKGKLRTSELEKEADVSNYSARKALKKLMGLNILTKISTSRTSPSQYYKLVK